The following coding sequences lie in one Lolium perenne isolate Kyuss_39 chromosome 2, Kyuss_2.0, whole genome shotgun sequence genomic window:
- the LOC127332607 gene encoding uncharacterized protein: protein MEACAATPVRRPADPSPSSPTPSPSSLRQWRPAAQRNLRNQWSRMLAAKARWLAAAADGRSHASALVNAHLSRSYMSGMDLGVLKDMPGIRDRASAKLAHKEVQCREMLLSTYKEMVMLIQRPSLFRSFLFKSGAHRA from the exons ATGGAGGCGTGCGCAGCCACTCCAGTTCGCCGCCCTGCCGACCCGTCCCCGTCCTCCCCAACCCCGTCGCCCTCCTCGCTGCGCCAGTGGCGGCCGGCGGCGCAGCGCAACCTGCGCAACCAGTGGTCGCGCATGCTCGCCGCCAAGGCCCGGtggctggccgccgccgccgacggacGCTCGCACGCATCCGCGCTCGTCAACGCCCACCTCTCCCGCAG TTACATGTCCGGGATGGATTTGGGGGTGCTCAAGGACATGCCGGGGATCCGCGACAGGGCGAGCGCCAAGTTGGCACACAAGGAG GTGCAATGCCGCGAGATGCTTCTGTCAACCTACAAGGAGATGGTAATGCTGATACAAAGACCGTCTTTGTTCAGGTCCTTTTTATTTAAGTCAGGAGCCCATAGGGCATGA